A single region of the Salipaludibacillus sp. LMS25 genome encodes:
- a CDS encoding response regulator transcription factor translates to MYRILIVEDEISITNTLKNRLKKYGYECHTIEDFKSVLDVFEETEPHLVIMDINLPYFDGYYWSRKIRKISTCPIMILSARMSELDQVYGIENGADDFITKPFVMDVVLAKINGQIRRTYGEYAKNAERRLLQKGNTILNLDTVRLSTPRQEEVLTVKELQLCHMFFEAFPNVVTRQQLLSAIWDEEGFVEENTLTVNIKRLRKKLENIQSSLELKTIRGIGYQLTDRDK, encoded by the coding sequence ATGTATAGAATATTAATTGTGGAGGATGAAATCAGTATTACTAATACATTAAAAAATCGTCTTAAAAAATACGGATATGAGTGTCACACAATAGAAGATTTTAAAAGCGTTCTGGATGTTTTTGAAGAAACAGAACCGCATTTAGTTATTATGGATATAAATCTGCCTTACTTTGATGGCTATTACTGGTCAAGAAAAATAAGGAAGATATCCACATGTCCCATTATGATTCTGTCTGCTCGCATGAGCGAACTGGACCAGGTATATGGTATCGAAAATGGTGCAGATGATTTTATTACTAAGCCTTTCGTAATGGATGTCGTATTAGCAAAAATCAATGGGCAGATTCGACGTACCTATGGAGAGTATGCAAAAAACGCAGAACGACGACTATTACAAAAGGGTAATACGATCTTAAACTTGGACACAGTACGTTTATCTACCCCGAGACAGGAAGAAGTATTGACGGTAAAAGAGCTCCAGCTTTGTCATATGTTTTTTGAGGCTTTCCCGAATGTTGTCACAAGACAGCAGTTGCTTTCTGCTATATGGGATGAAGAAGGATTTGTAGAAGAAAATACACTTACAGTGAATATCAAAAGATTGCGAAAAAAATTAGAAAATATCCAATCCTCCTTAGAACTAAAAACGATTCGGGGAATCGGATACCAATTAACGGATAGAGACAAATGA
- a CDS encoding HAMP domain-containing sensor histidine kinase: MKLFIKDHLSFILLYLITFICLPFIIEQLDGFENHYVYFSFLATTLLMILLVIRYLRRKKMYTHLKKENLDQASFLVYRPHAPIEKAYANQLKAFSSLLLKEQDTHQDFLQEQQLLISHAVHQMKTPISVMQLLVQSNQINDVKSLGEWQKVKAECNKINFSLNQLLSYSRSTQLLSDLKIEAMPLKKMIQEVINDLKDYFIEEELFPKVTIAEDVILYSDRKWMKVVVYQLLSNAIKYGEKYSTVHIYYRNGQLSIHNRGETIPKSEINRLFNLFYTGSKGRKRSEATGIGLYLVKRILMTLDHPFELTSHDQETIFTIELSKSISTAAD; this comes from the coding sequence ATGAAGTTATTTATAAAGGATCATCTCAGCTTTATTCTTTTGTATCTGATAACTTTTATCTGCTTGCCTTTTATCATTGAACAATTAGATGGTTTTGAAAATCATTATGTCTATTTTAGTTTTTTAGCCACCACTTTATTAATGATTTTGCTTGTTATTCGTTATCTTCGTCGTAAAAAAATGTATACACATTTAAAGAAAGAAAATCTGGACCAAGCTAGTTTTCTTGTCTATCGTCCTCATGCTCCAATAGAAAAAGCATATGCCAATCAATTAAAGGCATTTTCTTCCTTGCTCTTAAAAGAACAGGACACACATCAAGATTTTTTACAGGAACAGCAGCTCCTTATTTCACATGCGGTGCATCAGATGAAGACGCCGATTTCTGTCATGCAGTTGCTTGTTCAATCGAATCAAATAAACGATGTCAAATCGTTGGGAGAATGGCAGAAAGTAAAAGCCGAATGCAATAAAATAAACTTTTCGTTAAATCAGCTATTGTCTTATAGCCGCTCTACCCAATTATTATCTGATCTGAAAATTGAAGCGATGCCACTAAAGAAAATGATACAAGAGGTTATTAATGATTTAAAAGATTACTTTATTGAGGAAGAGCTATTTCCCAAGGTGACAATAGCCGAAGACGTTATTCTTTATTCAGACCGAAAGTGGATGAAAGTAGTAGTCTACCAACTGCTTAGTAATGCGATAAAATATGGTGAGAAGTACTCTACTGTTCATATTTATTACAGGAATGGTCAGTTATCGATTCATAACAGAGGGGAAACCATTCCAAAAAGTGAGATCAATCGCTTATTCAATTTGTTCTATACAGGTTCAAAAGGAAGGAAAAGAAGTGAAGCAACAGGTATAGGTTTATACTTAGTCAAAAGGATTTTGATGACGCTAGATCATCCGTTTGAGTTAACGTCTCATGATCAAGAAACCATTTTCACCATTGAACTTTCGAAAAGTATTAGTACGGCTGCCGATTGA
- a CDS encoding ABC transporter ATP-binding protein encodes MSDIILNVQQLHKEYVGEVNYKALKGIDFQLKRNEFVSVMGPSGSGKTTFLNCISTIDRPTNGSITINQKNPYELDDEELAKFRRSELGFVFQDFNLVHTLTVEENILLPLTLDAVMAKEMTSRLAEVVAFLGIEDIMKKRTFEISGGQKQRVAIARAVIHQPSLLLADEPTGNLDSKAANSVMTLFQSIHETFQTSLLMVTHDPYVASFAERVIFMQDGMLYNEIQKGDHKQQFYQEIVDTLTFLGGGYHEL; translated from the coding sequence ATGTCAGATATCATTTTAAATGTTCAACAACTCCATAAGGAGTATGTGGGAGAGGTGAACTATAAAGCATTAAAAGGCATTGATTTTCAACTGAAACGTAATGAATTTGTCTCTGTAATGGGCCCATCTGGAAGTGGTAAAACGACATTTTTAAATTGTATCTCAACCATAGACCGTCCGACAAATGGTTCTATTACAATTAACCAAAAAAATCCATATGAACTGGATGATGAAGAGCTTGCAAAGTTTCGACGGAGTGAATTGGGTTTTGTTTTTCAAGATTTTAACTTGGTTCATACATTAACCGTAGAAGAAAACATTTTATTACCATTGACACTCGATGCAGTGATGGCAAAGGAAATGACCTCCCGTTTAGCGGAAGTCGTTGCGTTTTTAGGAATTGAAGACATCATGAAGAAGAGAACCTTTGAAATTTCAGGGGGACAGAAGCAACGTGTAGCCATTGCACGAGCAGTTATTCATCAACCGAGTCTATTATTAGCAGATGAGCCCACTGGGAATCTGGACTCTAAAGCAGCCAATAGTGTGATGACACTATTTCAATCCATTCATGAAACGTTTCAAACCTCTTTATTAATGGTCACACATGATCCGTATGTTGCCAGTTTTGCTGAGCGAGTGATTTTTATGCAAGACGGGATGCTCTACAATGAAATACAGAAGGGTGACCACAAGCAGCAATTCTATCAAGAAATTGTAGATACACTGACATTTCTGGGCGGTGGATATCATGAGCTTTAA
- a CDS encoding FtsX-like permease family protein — MSFNHIVIQNILRDKWTYISYFLSSVFSILVFFFFLITAFHPMMDAIDPNSSLGIAMILCSMIVYIFSFIFIVYSMLAFLKKKTKSLGVFIIAGASTKQVRKMVFRENMLIAFAAIITAIVVGLIVSPLFLMVVKNVLEADSFGMYVPVQAIAMTIILFSVLFFIVSKITTRFIKKEEAVQLLKADVTQEKLIRPTPWRLLLSLLVSAALLLPLKVSPDVVESLGIVYLMILFTSLLMTIYIILTQGILFTIRRLQKSASYYKKTNMLFVSNLQAKGNSHAHVIYLLSILLLAVFMTTSVLYSSYYNVEENTEAVYPYSFQYISLPDHPIEKVQQDIEFMETTLEQTEGDVDAYQSAFKTDEDRRIGFMSNTNFNALGTHEAITLNDNEYYVVAGNEGIIPNTDAIQDYVDDPLQYVGLEERMILVSGFRAVYYVIPDAIYETIHYPEYHVFAYELKDWTEKRDVAEKIESQIMTEPDERYVSSKISLYADELFVKRIMFFIGFMLSLIFLSAAMSILYFYLQTSLAGEKEKYLGIRKIGLSMKEISVIVTRELSILIFVPFTMAAILLFTVLFSIREALSPSFFQMTTVGVGIILLLFTLSFFIIRKAYFKKLVE, encoded by the coding sequence ATGAGCTTTAATCATATTGTCATTCAAAATATACTACGGGATAAATGGACGTATATTTCCTATTTTCTGAGCAGCGTCTTCTCTATTTTAGTCTTTTTCTTTTTTTTGATTACGGCATTTCATCCAATGATGGATGCAATCGATCCAAATAGCTCACTTGGAATAGCCATGATCCTTTGTAGTATGATTGTCTATATTTTTTCTTTTATATTTATTGTTTATTCGATGTTAGCTTTTTTAAAGAAGAAAACCAAAAGCCTTGGCGTCTTTATCATTGCTGGAGCATCGACGAAGCAAGTGCGGAAAATGGTATTCCGGGAAAATATGCTGATTGCTTTTGCGGCAATTATAACAGCCATTGTTGTTGGATTAATCGTTTCTCCTCTGTTTTTAATGGTCGTTAAAAATGTCTTAGAGGCAGATAGCTTTGGCATGTATGTACCTGTACAAGCTATTGCAATGACGATCATTCTATTTAGTGTTTTATTTTTCATTGTATCCAAAATAACGACACGATTTATCAAGAAAGAAGAAGCTGTACAACTGTTAAAAGCAGATGTCACACAGGAAAAATTAATACGTCCAACGCCATGGAGGCTCCTTTTATCCCTCTTAGTGAGTGCAGCTTTATTACTACCTCTCAAAGTTAGCCCAGATGTCGTTGAAAGCTTAGGAATTGTTTATTTGATGATTTTGTTTACCAGTCTGTTAATGACGATTTATATTATATTAACCCAAGGAATCTTGTTTACGATTCGGAGATTGCAAAAAAGCGCCTCGTATTACAAAAAAACCAATATGTTATTTGTATCTAATTTACAAGCCAAAGGCAATTCACATGCTCATGTCATTTATTTGCTCAGCATTTTACTACTTGCAGTATTTATGACGACGAGTGTTTTGTACAGTTCGTATTATAATGTCGAAGAAAATACGGAAGCTGTCTATCCGTATAGCTTTCAATATATTTCACTTCCAGATCATCCTATAGAAAAAGTACAGCAAGATATTGAATTTATGGAGACAACCCTTGAGCAAACAGAGGGAGATGTCGATGCGTATCAATCTGCATTCAAAACAGACGAAGACCGCAGGATTGGCTTCATGTCGAATACGAATTTCAATGCCCTTGGTACACACGAAGCGATAACACTTAACGATAATGAATATTATGTTGTGGCAGGAAATGAGGGAATAATTCCAAATACGGATGCCATTCAGGATTATGTGGACGACCCTCTTCAGTACGTAGGATTAGAAGAACGAATGATTCTTGTATCAGGATTCCGGGCAGTATATTATGTTATACCAGATGCCATTTATGAAACAATCCATTATCCAGAATATCATGTGTTTGCCTATGAATTGAAGGATTGGACAGAGAAAAGGGATGTAGCAGAAAAAATAGAATCACAAATCATGACAGAACCAGATGAGCGTTATGTCTCATCTAAAATTTCATTATATGCTGACGAGTTATTTGTAAAGAGGATCATGTTCTTTATTGGTTTTATGCTTAGTTTGATTTTTTTAAGCGCAGCCATGAGTATTCTTTATTTTTACCTGCAGACCTCTTTAGCGGGAGAAAAAGAAAAATATTTGGGCATTCGCAAAATCGGACTATCTATGAAAGAAATTAGTGTAATTGTAACAAGAGAATTATCCATACTGATTTTTGTCCCTTTTACAATGGCTGCGATTTTATTATTTACCGTGTTATTCAGTATTCGTGAGGCACTTTCACCATCTTTTTTCCAGATGACTACGGTTGGTGTAGGCATTATTTTGCTGCTGTTTACTCTAAGTTTCTTTATTATACGCAAGGCATATTTTAAAAAGTTGGTAGAGTAA
- a CDS encoding putative holin-like toxin has product MITVFEALSLMLSFGIFVIALLAFNHKK; this is encoded by the coding sequence ATGATAACTGTGTTTGAAGCATTATCGCTTATGTTGTCGTTTGGCATATTTGTTATAGCGCTACTGGCTTTTAACCACAAAAAATAA
- the bla gene encoding class A beta-lactamase, protein MKITKLTCTILLGTFLFIGCSSDQKQASSDEPDSERPTPTVEDTFSQLEEEYDARLGIYALDTGTGKTVTYRSDERFIYASTHKPLSVGVLLQQKSIEDLDELITYSSEDLVNYNPITENHIDSGLTLKELSDASIRYSDNTAANLIFHEIGGPKGFKEGLRAIGDNVTEPARIEPELNDVEPGNIQDTSTPEALAKSLQQFTLGDALPDDKQALLIDWLKRNTTGDALIRAGVPEGWEVGDKTGSGSYGTRNDIGIIWPPDRDPIIISVLTSKEERDAEHDDALIARATEEVINILFETE, encoded by the coding sequence ATGAAGATCACAAAATTAACATGCACCATTCTCTTAGGAACCTTTTTATTTATCGGATGTTCGAGTGACCAGAAACAGGCCAGTTCTGATGAACCAGATTCTGAAAGACCTACTCCGACGGTAGAAGACACCTTTAGCCAATTAGAGGAAGAATACGATGCTCGGTTAGGAATTTATGCATTAGACACGGGGACAGGTAAGACGGTGACATATCGTTCTGATGAACGTTTTATCTATGCGTCTACCCATAAACCCCTCTCTGTTGGCGTCCTTCTTCAGCAAAAATCGATAGAGGATTTAGATGAACTCATCACTTATTCAAGTGAAGATTTAGTCAACTACAATCCGATAACAGAAAATCATATCGATTCAGGATTGACATTAAAAGAGCTTAGTGATGCCTCGATTCGCTACAGTGATAACACAGCTGCCAATTTAATTTTTCATGAAATCGGTGGACCGAAAGGCTTTAAAGAAGGACTTCGAGCCATTGGAGATAATGTAACCGAGCCTGCAAGAATAGAACCTGAATTAAATGATGTAGAACCTGGGAACATTCAAGATACGAGCACACCGGAAGCATTGGCAAAAAGTCTGCAACAATTCACTTTAGGAGATGCGCTACCAGACGATAAACAAGCGTTACTAATCGATTGGCTCAAGAGAAACACAACGGGTGACGCTCTTATCCGTGCAGGCGTACCAGAAGGTTGGGAAGTTGGAGACAAAACGGGCTCTGGCTCTTATGGGACTCGCAACGACATCGGCATCATCTGGCCGCCAGACAGAGACCCGATTATCATTTCCGTACTAACAAGTAAGGAAGAACGAGATGCAGAGCACGATGATGCCCTTATCGCAAGAGCCACAGAAGAAGTCATTAACATTCTTTTTGAGACAGAGTAA
- a CDS encoding BlaR1 family beta-lactam sensor/signal transducer, protein MEIIKMTLPHIVLSLVLSTVTITVILLLRKFFYKQLSAKWRYHLWFLLIFALTFPFIPVHLLEITSLSFNHESEGKQNSSTQDSWPLADQSENWVNDFGTSVSRFDHTFVQSFFIIIWVIGMVLFFFLALYHYVKLQRLVSAATEIKNEKVKKRYRDCIRKLGIKKCPKILETSSVRSPMTFGLFYTYILLPKDMASYLSDEEINYVLLHELHHYKSKHIKVNCLFVLYQIVYWFHPLVWKAFKIMRLDREMACDTEVLHSIDRCDFEKYGKTIIRFVERNKESAILNLATPLLGSEKHIKRRMIHIASFTEESKRLKLKSMVIFIVITLFLIAQFPLLSVTASSSERYLFDDQRAIYEDLSGYFGENEGSFVLYSASNDEYQIYNREKSVMRISPNSTYKVFTALMALELGVITGDDSLLEWDGVHYDYDEWHANHDLRTAMSYSVTWYFQELDRQMQRDRIHYYLEMFDYGNKDLSGRLDEYWLESSLKISPIEQVELLQAFYMNEYHFKEKNVQLVKEAIKLEENQEGTLYGKTGTGIVNGRAVNGWFIGFLETETDTYFFATNIQHQDHANGSKAAEITQAILSSKGIYK, encoded by the coding sequence ATGGAGATAATAAAAATGACATTGCCACATATAGTACTTTCTCTTGTGTTGTCAACGGTAACGATCACGGTGATCCTACTACTAAGGAAATTTTTTTATAAACAATTATCAGCCAAATGGCGCTATCATTTATGGTTTTTGCTTATTTTTGCTTTAACCTTCCCGTTTATACCTGTTCATCTTTTAGAGATCACGAGCTTGTCTTTTAATCATGAGAGTGAAGGAAAGCAGAATTCTTCGACTCAGGATAGTTGGCCTTTAGCGGATCAATCGGAAAATTGGGTGAATGATTTTGGCACTTCGGTCAGCCGTTTTGATCATACATTCGTCCAATCATTTTTCATCATTATTTGGGTTATAGGTATGGTGCTTTTCTTCTTTTTGGCATTGTATCATTATGTAAAGTTACAACGTCTTGTATCAGCTGCCACAGAAATAAAAAATGAAAAGGTGAAAAAACGATATAGAGACTGTATACGGAAGCTTGGGATAAAGAAGTGTCCAAAGATTTTAGAGACTTCGAGTGTACGTTCCCCGATGACATTCGGTTTGTTTTACACCTATATTTTACTGCCAAAGGATATGGCATCCTATTTATCGGATGAGGAAATAAACTATGTCTTGCTACATGAACTGCACCATTATAAAAGCAAGCACATTAAAGTAAATTGTTTATTTGTCCTATACCAGATTGTCTATTGGTTTCATCCACTTGTATGGAAAGCCTTTAAAATAATGCGTCTTGATCGGGAAATGGCTTGCGACACGGAAGTGCTCCATTCAATAGATCGATGCGATTTTGAAAAGTATGGAAAGACGATCATTCGATTTGTGGAGAGGAATAAGGAATCAGCTATTTTAAATTTAGCAACCCCATTATTAGGTTCTGAAAAACATATAAAAAGACGGATGATCCATATAGCTTCTTTTACTGAAGAATCGAAACGATTAAAATTAAAAAGTATGGTTATTTTCATAGTTATCACGCTGTTTTTAATCGCTCAATTCCCTCTTTTATCGGTAACCGCTTCCTCTAGTGAGCGCTATTTATTTGATGATCAGCGGGCGATATATGAAGACTTGAGTGGCTACTTTGGAGAGAATGAAGGTAGTTTTGTATTATACAGTGCGAGCAACGATGAATATCAAATTTATAACCGAGAAAAAAGTGTCATGAGGATCTCTCCTAACTCCACCTATAAAGTGTTCACCGCATTAATGGCGTTAGAGCTAGGTGTGATTACAGGAGATGATTCACTATTAGAGTGGGACGGCGTACATTATGATTATGATGAATGGCATGCTAATCACGACTTAAGAACCGCAATGAGCTACTCGGTCACTTGGTACTTTCAAGAGTTAGATCGACAAATGCAAAGAGATCGTATTCACTATTATTTGGAAATGTTCGATTATGGTAATAAAGATCTTTCGGGACGGTTAGACGAGTATTGGCTAGAATCGTCTTTAAAGATTTCACCTATTGAACAGGTAGAGCTCCTTCAAGCATTTTATATGAATGAATATCATTTTAAAGAAAAAAATGTACAATTAGTTAAAGAGGCCATAAAGTTAGAAGAAAATCAAGAAGGCACGCTTTATGGAAAGACCGGTACAGGAATTGTGAATGGTCGAGCTGTAAACGGTTGGTTTATAGGGTTCCTCGAAACCGAAACGGATACGTATTTCTTTGCAACAAATATCCAACATCAAGATCATGCGAATGGAAGTAAAGCTGCTGAAATTACGCAAGCCATATTAAGTAGCAAAGGGATCTATAAATAA
- the blaI gene encoding penicillinase repressor BlaI produces the protein MSNRLPSISESEWEIMKVLWENSPQTANQVIQAMQEQTDWKPKTIRTLLDRLTKKQVVGVNKDQKVYTFFPLYSEDECKRAEAQSFIKRIYGGTFKPMLVQFIEEESLSKEELDELRSILERKRKEK, from the coding sequence ATGTCTAATCGACTGCCTAGTATTTCTGAATCCGAGTGGGAGATCATGAAAGTCCTTTGGGAAAATAGTCCTCAGACTGCGAATCAAGTGATCCAAGCTATGCAAGAACAAACGGATTGGAAACCAAAAACAATTCGAACGCTTCTCGATCGATTAACGAAAAAACAGGTCGTAGGGGTCAACAAAGATCAAAAAGTGTATACCTTTTTCCCATTATACTCGGAAGATGAATGCAAACGCGCAGAGGCACAGTCTTTCATTAAAAGAATCTATGGTGGGACGTTCAAACCGATGCTAGTTCAATTTATCGAAGAAGAATCTCTGTCGAAAGAAGAACTGGACGAACTGCGGTCCATTTTAGAGCGTAAACGAAAAGAGAAATAG
- a CDS encoding putative holin-like toxin produces the protein MKGGGAMITVFEALTLMLSFGMFVIALLAFNHKK, from the coding sequence ATGAAAGGGGGTGGTGCTATGATAACTGTGTTTGAAGCATTAACGCTTATGTTGTCGTTTGGCATGTTCGTTATAGCGCTACTGGCTTTTAACCACAAAAAATAA
- the thiC gene encoding phosphomethylpyrimidine synthase ThiC, with product MSASSLNEKNISIMSSFSGSKKVYVEGSRPDIKVPMREIELSPTTGTFGEVENPPVRVYDTSGPYTDSHYSVDITKGLPALRSNWIRERADVEEYEGREIKPQDNGYQDEQDPRANHNVFPGLKRKPLRAKKGRNVTQLHYAKKGMITPEMAFIAIRENMKPEFVRDEVARGRAIIPSNINHPETEPMIIGRHFHVKINANIGNSAVSSSIEEEVEKMTWATRWGADNIMDLSTGKNIHTTREWIIRNSAVPVGTVPIYQALEKVNGIAEDLTWEIYRDTLIEQAEQGVDYFTIHAGVLLRYVPLTAKRLTGIVSRGGSIMAQWCLYHHKESFLYTHFEEICEIMKTYDVAFSLGDGLRPGSIADANDEAQFAELETLGELTKIAWEHDVQVMVEGPGHVPMHLIKENMDKQLEVCEEAPFYTLGPLTTDIAPGYDHITSAIGAAMIGWYGTAMLCYVTPKEHLGLPNRDDVREGVITYKIAAHAADLAKGHPGARKRDDALSKARFEFRWRDQFNLSLDPELALQYHDETLPAEGAKTAHFCSMCGPKFCSMRISQDIRHYAKENKLDTKEAIEKGMREKANEFKQSGKKLYQ from the coding sequence ATGTCAGCATCTTCATTAAATGAAAAAAACATTTCCATTATGTCTAGCTTTTCAGGGAGTAAAAAAGTATATGTAGAAGGTTCTAGACCTGATATTAAAGTACCGATGCGTGAAATTGAGTTAAGTCCGACTACTGGTACCTTTGGGGAAGTAGAAAATCCGCCAGTTCGTGTCTATGATACAAGCGGCCCCTATACAGATAGTCATTATTCCGTTGATATAACAAAAGGACTTCCTGCACTTAGAAGCAATTGGATTCGAGAAAGAGCTGATGTGGAGGAATATGAAGGTCGAGAAATAAAGCCCCAAGACAATGGTTATCAAGATGAACAAGATCCTCGTGCAAATCATAACGTATTTCCTGGTTTAAAAAGAAAGCCATTACGTGCAAAAAAAGGGCGAAATGTGACACAACTTCATTATGCTAAAAAGGGAATGATTACACCTGAAATGGCGTTTATTGCAATAAGAGAAAATATGAAACCTGAATTTGTTCGTGATGAAGTAGCACGAGGGCGAGCGATTATCCCTTCTAATATCAACCATCCAGAGACAGAACCTATGATCATAGGACGACATTTCCATGTTAAAATTAATGCGAATATTGGTAATTCTGCGGTATCTTCATCCATTGAAGAAGAAGTTGAAAAAATGACATGGGCGACACGTTGGGGGGCTGATAATATTATGGACCTTTCAACAGGGAAAAACATTCATACAACACGGGAATGGATTATTCGTAATTCTGCTGTCCCAGTAGGTACAGTGCCTATTTATCAAGCACTGGAAAAAGTAAATGGGATTGCGGAAGACCTAACATGGGAGATTTATCGTGATACACTCATTGAACAAGCGGAACAAGGTGTTGATTACTTCACTATTCATGCTGGTGTTCTGTTAAGATATGTTCCTCTCACAGCAAAGCGTTTAACAGGGATTGTATCCAGAGGTGGATCAATTATGGCGCAATGGTGTCTCTATCATCATAAAGAAAGTTTCTTATATACTCATTTTGAAGAAATCTGTGAGATTATGAAAACGTATGATGTAGCATTTTCTTTAGGAGATGGCTTACGCCCTGGATCAATTGCAGATGCCAACGATGAAGCTCAATTTGCAGAGTTAGAAACTCTTGGAGAACTAACAAAGATTGCTTGGGAACATGATGTACAAGTGATGGTAGAAGGACCCGGGCACGTTCCAATGCATCTTATAAAAGAAAATATGGATAAACAACTAGAAGTCTGTGAAGAAGCACCTTTCTATACACTTGGACCACTGACCACTGATATAGCCCCTGGATATGATCACATTACCTCGGCTATTGGGGCTGCCATGATTGGCTGGTATGGCACGGCCATGCTTTGTTATGTTACACCAAAAGAACACCTAGGTTTACCAAATCGAGATGATGTTCGAGAAGGTGTGATAACCTATAAAATCGCCGCACATGCTGCCGATTTAGCAAAAGGACATCCTGGCGCTCGTAAAAGAGATGATGCCTTATCAAAAGCGCGATTTGAATTTCGTTGGAGAGACCAGTTTAATTTATCATTAGACCCGGAGCTGGCACTCCAATATCACGACGAAACGTTACCTGCAGAAGGGGCAAAAACAGCCCATTTCTGTTCCATGTGTGGCCCGAAATTTTGTAGTATGAGGATCTCCCAAGACATCCGGCATTATGCTAAAGAAAACAAGCTAGACACAAAAGAAGCCATCGAAAAAGGAATGAGAGAAAAAGCGAACGAATTTAAACAGTCTGGAAAAAAGTTGTATCAATGA
- a CDS encoding cation diffusion facilitator family transporter has protein sequence MSNRLKQAELATWIGIILNGLLAIMKGIIGWMSGSRALIADAAHSASDVAGSIAVLAGIRTAQKPPDKDHPYGHGKAENVATIIVGILLIIVGVEIIVSSSKALFDGVPVAPKGIALIAIIISIIIKELLFQYKARLAKKIKSSALLAEAWHHRSDALSSIAAFVGVLGAVVGQHVNYPFLMYLDPLAGVLVSLIVIKVGYSLSKESSLIVMEQVLDIENTKPFIETVKEIKGVKRVDELLARTHGHYIVVDIKVSVDPNLSVEKGHSISKEVKKVLLAKHSDIKRVFVHINPYQPYTLNTEQQI, from the coding sequence TTGAGTAATCGTTTAAAACAAGCAGAATTAGCTACTTGGATTGGGATCATTCTAAATGGGCTATTAGCTATCATGAAAGGCATTATTGGATGGATGTCTGGAAGTCGGGCTTTAATCGCAGATGCTGCTCATTCAGCTTCTGATGTGGCAGGGTCCATTGCCGTGCTTGCTGGAATAAGAACGGCGCAAAAGCCCCCAGATAAAGATCACCCATATGGTCATGGAAAAGCGGAAAATGTGGCAACGATCATTGTCGGTATTCTCTTAATCATAGTAGGCGTTGAAATCATTGTGTCATCATCTAAAGCGTTATTCGATGGGGTACCAGTTGCACCGAAAGGGATCGCCTTAATAGCCATTATCATTTCAATCATCATTAAGGAGTTACTGTTTCAATACAAAGCGCGTCTGGCCAAAAAAATAAAGAGTTCAGCCTTATTAGCAGAAGCGTGGCATCATCGGTCAGATGCTCTATCGTCAATCGCAGCCTTTGTAGGTGTTCTGGGAGCGGTAGTGGGTCAGCACGTTAACTATCCTTTTTTAATGTATTTAGATCCATTAGCAGGTGTACTCGTGTCTTTAATCGTTATTAAAGTAGGCTACTCTTTATCAAAGGAATCAAGTTTAATTGTGATGGAGCAAGTTCTCGATATTGAAAATACGAAACCTTTTATTGAGACGGTAAAGGAAATCAAAGGTGTAAAAAGAGTGGACGAATTATTAGCCAGAACACACGGACATTATATCGTCGTCGATATCAAAGTGAGTGTAGATCCCAATCTTAGTGTAGAGAAAGGTCATTCAATCTCAAAGGAAGTAAAAAAGGTATTACTAGCAAAGCACAGTGATATTAAAAGAGTGTTTGTCCATATTAATCCGTATCAACCATATACCTTGAACACAGAACAACAGATTTAG